One window of Chryseobacterium sp. JJR-5R genomic DNA carries:
- the rodA gene encoding rod shape-determining protein RodA: protein MKWAEGIDKLGLGLYFLLCIFAIANIYSVDQKLGEKQLIFFGISLFVGLVIFVGRSKFFENMSGIIYIGGVLLLIGLFPFGKEILGQKNWYKFGSFTMQPVEFAKIGTALMLANYVSGPEFNLKNRKSLLTTLAIVGIPAVVVLAIPDVGSMLVFIAFFIALYREGLNGLLFGVGFLFAGVFLISLAVDPVWVALTIVVIIGGWIAMNYYKMSWNVVSISGIAGSVLVLCGLAFGSPYILEKLPKHQRERIEVLYKGEKAFRDTSGYNLLYSKTAIGSGGLLGKGYREGSVTQGKFVPEQETDYIFCTVGEEWGFIGSAVLIFCYMVFIGRIYYLAEQQKSSFNRVFGYCFASILLMHFTINLGMVMGLFPTVGIPLPFFSYGGSSLLAFSMMTFIFFKLNYSDKNSLV from the coding sequence ATGAAGTGGGCAGAAGGTATAGACAAACTGGGCCTTGGCCTGTATTTTTTGCTCTGCATTTTCGCCATTGCAAACATTTACAGTGTTGACCAGAAGCTTGGAGAAAAACAACTGATTTTCTTTGGGATTTCTCTGTTTGTCGGGCTGGTGATTTTTGTGGGGAGAAGCAAGTTCTTTGAAAATATGTCAGGGATTATTTATATTGGCGGTGTTCTGCTCCTGATCGGACTTTTTCCTTTCGGCAAAGAAATCCTCGGTCAGAAAAACTGGTATAAATTCGGGAGCTTTACCATGCAGCCTGTAGAGTTTGCCAAAATCGGGACCGCTCTGATGCTGGCCAACTATGTTTCAGGGCCTGAATTTAACCTGAAAAACAGGAAATCCCTTCTAACCACTTTAGCCATTGTAGGAATTCCTGCCGTGGTGGTACTTGCCATTCCGGATGTCGGCTCAATGCTTGTATTCATTGCATTTTTTATTGCATTATACCGTGAAGGCCTGAACGGGCTGCTGTTCGGCGTTGGGTTTCTTTTTGCCGGGGTATTCCTTATTTCTCTGGCGGTTGATCCTGTCTGGGTTGCGCTTACGATTGTTGTCATTATAGGAGGGTGGATTGCGATGAATTACTACAAAATGTCATGGAATGTGGTTTCCATTTCAGGCATTGCCGGATCTGTACTGGTTCTGTGCGGGCTGGCTTTCGGTTCGCCTTATATTTTAGAAAAATTGCCGAAACACCAACGGGAAAGGATTGAAGTTTTATACAAAGGTGAAAAAGCGTTCAGGGATACATCCGGTTACAATTTACTGTATTCTAAAACAGCCATCGGTTCCGGAGGGCTTTTGGGAAAAGGCTATCGTGAAGGTTCCGTAACCCAGGGAAAATTTGTTCCCGAGCAGGAAACGGATTATATTTTCTGTACCGTCGGCGAAGAATGGGGCTTTATAGGGAGTGCAGTCCTTATCTTCTGCTATATGGTTTTCATCGGGCGCATCTATTATCTGGCAGAACAGCAGAAATCCTCTTTTAACCGGGTTTTCGGCTATTGCTTTGCTTCGATCCTGCTGATGCACTTTACCATCAATTTAGGGATGGTTATGGGTCTTTTCCCGACTGTAGGGATTCCTCTGCCTTTCTTCAGTTACGGGGGAAGTTCACTGCTTGCGTTTTCAATGATGACTTTTATCTTCTTTAAACTCAATTATTCGGATAAGAACAGCCTGGTTTAA
- a CDS encoding pentapeptide repeat-containing protein, with amino-acid sequence MKEAFVLNRSFENTDFMQQPVAKGEYESCTFRNCNFEYADLSGFSFSDCEFTGCNLSMAKLSRTAFRDVVFRECKMFGLLFNDCNGFGLSFKFDHCLLNNSVFYKTSVKKTFFVHSKLTEVDFTECDLSHSVFNSCDFSGAVFDRSNRFQDFL; translated from the coding sequence ATGAAAGAGGCATTTGTCCTGAACCGATCCTTTGAAAATACAGACTTCATGCAACAACCTGTGGCAAAAGGCGAATATGAAAGCTGTACTTTCAGGAATTGTAACTTTGAATATGCCGATCTTTCCGGTTTCAGCTTTAGTGATTGTGAATTTACCGGATGCAACCTCAGTATGGCAAAACTCTCGCGGACGGCTTTTCGGGATGTTGTTTTTAGGGAATGCAAAATGTTCGGACTCCTTTTTAATGACTGCAATGGATTTGGTCTGTCATTCAAGTTCGACCATTGCCTACTGAACAATTCTGTTTTTTATAAAACTTCCGTAAAGAAGACTTTCTTTGTACATTCAAAATTAACGGAAGTGGATTTTACAGAATGCGATCTGTCACATTCAGTATTTAACAGCTGTGATTTTTCCGGTGCTGTTTTCGACAGATCAAACAGATTTCAGGACTTCCTTTAA
- a CDS encoding C40 family peptidase has translation MKKRVLFYLVAFVSTVSLQSCVTNYVVSKPATYAKEYKSDAKLASIETNKMEQDKQQLINSFLAEKAASLANAKNSIKNSEVAKAIRHNKTIDNILTEAQTYLGTPYRYGGMTRNGIDCSAFVLSVFGAAAGLSLPRVAASQSQEGEKIEKENLQKGDLIFFSHGSRISHVGIVESVTEEGEVKFIHAATSKGVMVSSLNDSYWGPKYRFGKRVINENGEVYNNLATTTPASGGTSF, from the coding sequence ATGAAGAAAAGAGTTTTGTTTTATCTAGTTGCTTTCGTATCTACAGTATCGTTACAATCATGTGTTACTAACTACGTTGTTTCAAAACCAGCAACTTATGCTAAAGAATACAAATCAGATGCCAAACTTGCTTCCATCGAAACCAACAAAATGGAGCAGGATAAACAACAGCTGATCAATTCATTTCTCGCTGAAAAAGCAGCCAGTTTAGCAAATGCTAAAAATTCCATCAAAAATTCTGAAGTTGCCAAGGCTATCCGCCACAACAAAACCATAGATAATATTTTAACAGAAGCCCAGACATATTTGGGAACCCCTTACCGATACGGAGGAATGACCCGAAACGGTATCGACTGTTCAGCATTCGTTCTTTCAGTTTTCGGAGCCGCAGCAGGTCTCAGCTTACCAAGAGTAGCAGCTTCCCAGTCTCAGGAAGGGGAGAAAATTGAAAAAGAAAATCTTCAGAAAGGTGATTTGATTTTCTTTTCCCACGGAAGTAGAATTTCACATGTGGGTATCGTAGAAAGTGTAACTGAAGAAGGTGAGGTTAAATTTATCCATGCAGCCACTTCAAAAGGCGTGATGGTCTCATCACTGAACGATTCTTATTGGGGTCCGAAATACAGATTCGGTAAAAGAGTCATCAACGAAAACGGAGAAGTTTACAATAATTTAGCAACTACTACTCCTGCATCAGGCGGAACAAGTTTTTAA
- a CDS encoding glutamine synthetase III: MSTLRFKALETLPFKDFRRDNSVEVPVKLSELFCQNVFSEETMREYLTKEAFQSILDAMKKGSKIQRHIADQVAVAMKDWAMSKGVTHYTHWFQPLTGSTAEKHDSFFTPIEGGRAIERFSGNLLIQQEPDASSFPNGGIRNTFEARGYTAWDPTSPAFIMGTTLCIPSIFISYTGETLDYKAPLLRALNAVDEAATNVMQYFDKNVTKVTPTLGWEQEYFLVDSALFQSRPDLVLTGKTLLGHSPAKGQQLDDHYFGSIPTRVMNFMKELEIECMKLGIPVTTRHNEVAPNQFELAPMFEEVNVAVDHNSLLMDVMARIAHRHHFHILFHEKPFAGVNGSGKHNNWSLATDTGENLLSPGRNPKKNLQFLTFFVNTIKAVHEYADLLRASIASASNDHRLGANEAPPAIISVFIGSQLFRVLEELEKVTEGKLSPDEKTDLKLNVVGKIPEILLDNTDRNRTSPFAFTGNKFEIRAVGSSANCAESMTVMNTIAAKQLSDFKKEVDALIEKGLKKDEAIFNVLREYIKQCKNIMFEGDGYSDDWAVEAEKRGLNNWKTTPEALKQEMDQKFLDLYEEIGIFNHREVEARNEIKLEKYSTVIDIEARVLSDIARNHIIPSALNYQNRLIENVKGLKEIFGDEEFRSLAKEQMSLITQISENVSKIKLGVEDLIEAREGAKAVTESQKQAEDYCNKVKPLFDVIREASDNLEMMVDDELWPMTKYREMLFTK; encoded by the coding sequence ATGTCAACTTTAAGATTCAAAGCGTTAGAAACTTTACCATTCAAGGACTTCAGAAGAGATAACTCGGTTGAGGTTCCTGTGAAATTGTCAGAACTGTTCTGCCAGAATGTTTTCTCAGAGGAAACCATGAGAGAATATTTAACGAAAGAAGCGTTCCAGTCTATTCTGGATGCGATGAAAAAAGGCAGCAAGATCCAGAGACATATTGCAGACCAGGTAGCGGTTGCGATGAAGGACTGGGCCATGAGCAAAGGGGTAACCCACTATACGCACTGGTTCCAGCCATTGACAGGAAGCACCGCAGAAAAGCATGATTCTTTCTTTACGCCTATCGAAGGCGGCAGAGCCATTGAAAGATTCAGCGGAAACCTATTGATCCAGCAGGAGCCGGATGCTTCTTCTTTCCCTAACGGCGGAATCAGGAATACTTTTGAGGCCAGAGGATATACCGCATGGGATCCTACTTCCCCGGCATTCATCATGGGGACTACTTTATGTATCCCTTCCATCTTTATCTCTTATACAGGAGAAACATTAGATTATAAAGCGCCTCTTTTAAGAGCTTTGAACGCTGTAGACGAAGCAGCAACCAACGTCATGCAGTATTTTGATAAAAACGTAACCAAAGTGACGCCTACCTTAGGCTGGGAACAGGAATATTTCCTGGTTGATTCAGCATTGTTTCAGTCCCGCCCGGATCTTGTGTTAACAGGTAAAACCTTATTGGGTCACTCTCCTGCAAAAGGACAGCAGCTGGATGACCACTATTTCGGATCGATCCCTACAAGGGTAATGAACTTCATGAAGGAGCTGGAAATCGAATGTATGAAACTGGGAATCCCTGTAACAACAAGGCATAATGAGGTAGCCCCGAACCAGTTTGAGCTTGCTCCGATGTTTGAGGAAGTAAACGTTGCCGTAGACCACAACTCTTTGTTGATGGATGTCATGGCAAGAATTGCACACAGACACCATTTCCATATTTTATTCCACGAAAAACCGTTCGCAGGCGTAAACGGAAGTGGAAAACACAACAACTGGTCTCTGGCAACCGACACCGGTGAAAACCTTTTAAGCCCGGGAAGAAACCCTAAGAAAAACCTGCAGTTCCTGACATTCTTTGTGAACACAATTAAAGCCGTTCATGAATATGCCGACCTTTTAAGAGCAAGCATCGCCTCTGCAAGCAATGACCACAGGCTGGGAGCCAACGAAGCACCGCCGGCTATTATTTCCGTATTTATCGGAAGCCAGCTGTTCAGGGTACTGGAAGAACTGGAAAAGGTAACGGAAGGAAAACTTTCTCCGGATGAAAAAACAGATTTAAAATTAAATGTTGTTGGGAAAATTCCTGAAATCCTGTTAGACAACACCGACAGAAACAGAACTTCCCCTTTTGCCTTTACCGGAAATAAATTCGAGATCAGGGCGGTAGGTTCTTCTGCAAACTGTGCAGAATCCATGACGGTAATGAATACCATTGCAGCGAAACAGTTAAGCGACTTCAAAAAAGAAGTGGATGCCTTAATTGAAAAAGGACTGAAAAAAGATGAAGCCATCTTCAATGTACTGAGAGAATACATCAAGCAGTGCAAAAACATCATGTTTGAAGGTGACGGGTATTCTGATGACTGGGCTGTAGAAGCCGAAAAAAGAGGCTTAAACAACTGGAAGACCACTCCGGAAGCACTAAAGCAGGAAATGGACCAGAAGTTCCTTGACCTTTATGAAGAAATAGGCATCTTCAACCACAGAGAAGTGGAAGCCAGAAACGAAATCAAACTGGAAAAATATTCTACGGTAATTGATATTGAAGCAAGGGTGCTGAGTGATATCGCAAGAAACCACATTATTCCTTCTGCTTTAAATTATCAGAACAGGCTGATTGAAAACGTAAAAGGCCTTAAAGAAATCTTCGGTGATGAAGAATTCAGATCCCTGGCAAAAGAACAGATGAGCCTGATCACCCAGATCTCTGAAAATGTCTCCAAGATTAAATTGGGCGTTGAAGACCTGATTGAAGCCAGAGAAGGAGCAAAAGCCGTAACGGAAAGCCAGAAGCAGGCAGAAGACTACTGCAATAAAGTAAAACCTTTATTTGATGTAATCAGGGAAGCTTCAGACAACCTGGAAATGATGGTGGATGATGAGCTTTGGCCGATGACCAAATACAGAGAAATGTTATTTACAAAGTAA
- a CDS encoding DUF6909 family protein: MTNSRARETTEAIERLYISMRHLFYRGFFKPGGVSGESIRSLLKTINPEIYGTMSIPSKLELDGLMYVLDRLPEGIEECAFIHLTSDEGFDKGSFEPIVPKKRRRNCYRIDEHQMNIEVLLGRSEIYDILTHLTFLFIEADKIRNLAFAQDENWKPTRAFKIIEEVVKGEKKFSRREKEVALIHLSSLIGRTFDETLRAYNTFGDDDNPDRLFKIIYNLGKISLEDAKQTREREIHFSAILKERVGHHYFGEKWANKVKDVLYENNLHMRPLHIISANMHSVKNMLYANNALKKKDPKEVDYKLYGDISDKKELRDKVSKFAVEEGMIYINDKSGSNIDVQIIDLSKTNLKHTPFGHLNYDGDDVIMVFDYAFGEQAFEVMDELLRPFEQKGEVYMMKVKSVSIMGKAGILEGGKGDIMIPTSHIFEGTADNYPFENALKLEDFKDDELKAFEGPMITVLGTSLQNRDILSYFMNTSWKAIGLEMEGAHYQKAIQVASKIRHHITPDLFVCYAYYASDNPLETGSTLSSGGLGLTGVKPTYLITLRILEKILRSSKKELFS, from the coding sequence ATGACAAATTCTAGAGCAAGAGAAACCACCGAGGCCATTGAAAGACTGTACATTTCTATGAGACACCTGTTTTATAGAGGTTTTTTCAAGCCAGGCGGGGTTTCCGGAGAAAGCATTAGAAGTTTGTTGAAAACGATCAATCCCGAAATTTACGGTACCATGAGTATTCCAAGCAAGCTGGAGCTTGATGGTTTGATGTATGTTTTAGACAGGCTTCCGGAAGGAATAGAAGAATGTGCTTTCATTCATCTTACCTCAGATGAAGGGTTTGATAAAGGGAGTTTCGAGCCTATTGTGCCTAAAAAGAGAAGAAGGAACTGCTACAGGATTGATGAGCACCAGATGAATATTGAAGTCCTTTTAGGGCGCTCGGAAATTTATGATATCCTTACCCACCTGACCTTCTTGTTTATAGAAGCCGATAAGATCAGGAACCTGGCCTTTGCCCAGGATGAAAACTGGAAGCCGACCCGTGCTTTTAAGATCATTGAGGAAGTGGTGAAAGGCGAAAAGAAATTCAGCAGAAGGGAAAAGGAGGTCGCTCTGATTCATCTGTCTTCTCTTATCGGAAGGACATTTGACGAAACGTTAAGGGCTTACAATACATTCGGGGACGATGATAATCCTGACCGTTTATTTAAAATCATTTATAATCTGGGCAAGATAAGCCTGGAAGATGCCAAACAGACCCGGGAAAGAGAAATTCATTTCAGTGCCATATTAAAGGAAAGGGTAGGGCATCATTATTTCGGGGAGAAATGGGCCAATAAAGTAAAGGATGTCCTGTATGAAAATAATCTTCACATGCGTCCGCTGCATATTATTTCAGCGAATATGCATTCTGTGAAAAACATGCTGTATGCAAACAATGCCCTGAAGAAAAAGGATCCGAAAGAAGTGGATTATAAACTGTACGGCGATATTTCCGATAAAAAGGAACTTCGCGATAAAGTTTCCAAGTTTGCCGTTGAGGAAGGGATGATCTATATCAATGACAAGAGCGGAAGCAATATTGATGTCCAGATCATTGATTTAAGCAAAACCAACCTGAAACATACGCCTTTCGGACATCTGAATTATGACGGGGACGATGTGATCATGGTTTTTGATTATGCCTTCGGCGAACAGGCTTTTGAAGTAATGGATGAATTGCTGAGGCCTTTCGAACAGAAAGGAGAGGTGTATATGATGAAAGTGAAATCGGTTTCCATTATGGGGAAAGCCGGGATTCTGGAAGGTGGTAAAGGCGATATTATGATTCCTACTTCCCATATTTTTGAAGGGACGGCAGATAACTATCCTTTTGAAAATGCCCTGAAGCTGGAAGATTTTAAAGATGATGAACTAAAGGCATTTGAAGGCCCGATGATTACCGTATTGGGAACATCTCTTCAGAACAGGGACATCCTGTCTTATTTTATGAATACTTCATGGAAGGCCATCGGGCTTGAAATGGAAGGTGCCCATTACCAGAAAGCGATTCAGGTAGCCTCTAAAATCAGGCATCATATTACGCCGGATCTGTTTGTCTGCTATGCCTATTACGCTTCAGATAACCCTTTGGAAACAGGAAGCACGCTTTCTTCAGGAGGTTTAGGCCTCACCGGTGTGAAACCAACATATCTGATCACCTTAAGAATCCTGGAAAAGATCCTGCGAAGCAGTAAAAAGGAACTTTTTTCTTAA
- a CDS encoding M1 family metallopeptidase has translation MKKSVAILFALIVSQLQAQQSPYYQQAAKYKMDIDVNAEKFTYQGSQTLTYTNNSPDELNVVYFHLYWNAFKPNSMMDQRVAGQGKNGDSRLQKDGISRLASIPKNEEGAQNIHWIKQNGKALKFEIQETIMKVYLAEPVRPNSTTTFTMDWDAVIPQQIRRSGRNNREGVDMTMTQWYPKIAEYDYDGWATFDYIGREFHAPFADFDVNITINKEYVIGAGGILENPAEVKGYDANAKIKTGKDNKSTWRWTAKNMLDFAWAADKDYIVKSFDVPQGPKVFLVYQNNDKTKVWEEAQPYLTKYYQLMNAHFGKYVYPTYAFIQGGDGGMEYGMCTMILGEAKNIEGLMGLMAHEGAHSWYQQMLATNEPMRPWMDEGFTSYAEGYVMNQLFPPKQPLPNPFVNSVNAYRNFIKKGIEEPAVWLGDHHDNGTSYTYASYVKGELYLVQLGYIMGEQNLAETLKQYYDQWVLKHPSDRDFLHIAQKVSGMDLKWFHHYWINTTKTIDYSIKDVKYDAKSTTVTLVNNGQVPMPIDFSVITKDNKVVTYQIPMNMTHTWKEKDIYGEFKTMPYWPWTQKEYSITVPYTKAQLSALGIDISQRMADVNPEDNVVEVK, from the coding sequence ATGAAAAAATCGGTTGCCATCCTTTTTGCGTTGATCGTTTCTCAGCTTCAGGCCCAGCAGAGCCCATATTATCAGCAGGCTGCGAAATATAAAATGGATATTGACGTTAATGCAGAAAAATTTACGTATCAGGGAAGCCAGACTTTAACCTACACCAACAATTCACCGGATGAACTTAATGTGGTATATTTTCACTTGTACTGGAATGCCTTTAAGCCCAATTCCATGATGGACCAGCGGGTGGCAGGCCAGGGGAAAAACGGGGATTCAAGATTGCAGAAAGACGGTATTTCAAGGCTGGCCTCGATTCCTAAAAATGAAGAAGGCGCACAGAATATCCACTGGATCAAGCAGAACGGCAAAGCGCTAAAATTTGAGATCCAGGAAACCATAATGAAAGTCTATCTTGCAGAACCGGTCAGGCCGAATTCAACCACCACTTTCACCATGGACTGGGATGCGGTAATTCCTCAGCAGATCAGGCGGAGCGGAAGAAATAACCGGGAAGGCGTTGATATGACCATGACGCAGTGGTATCCTAAAATTGCGGAATACGATTACGATGGCTGGGCAACTTTTGATTATATCGGAAGGGAGTTCCATGCCCCGTTTGCAGATTTTGACGTGAACATTACCATCAACAAAGAGTATGTGATCGGAGCCGGAGGGATCCTCGAAAACCCTGCAGAAGTAAAAGGGTATGATGCCAATGCAAAAATAAAAACAGGGAAAGATAACAAATCTACCTGGAGATGGACAGCGAAGAACATGCTGGATTTCGCCTGGGCTGCCGATAAGGATTATATCGTGAAAAGTTTTGATGTTCCCCAGGGCCCGAAAGTGTTTTTAGTCTATCAGAATAACGATAAAACCAAAGTCTGGGAAGAAGCACAGCCTTATCTTACCAAATATTATCAGCTGATGAATGCTCATTTCGGGAAATATGTTTATCCGACCTACGCTTTCATCCAGGGTGGTGACGGCGGAATGGAGTACGGAATGTGTACCATGATTTTAGGGGAAGCCAAAAATATTGAAGGGTTGATGGGATTGATGGCCCACGAAGGTGCCCACTCCTGGTATCAGCAGATGCTGGCCACCAATGAACCAATGCGCCCTTGGATGGATGAAGGGTTTACCAGCTATGCGGAAGGTTATGTGATGAATCAGCTGTTCCCTCCAAAGCAGCCGCTTCCGAATCCGTTTGTGAATTCAGTCAATGCATACCGGAATTTTATTAAAAAAGGAATTGAAGAGCCGGCCGTCTGGCTGGGAGACCATCATGACAACGGAACTTCCTATACCTATGCTTCCTATGTAAAAGGGGAATTGTACCTGGTGCAGTTAGGCTATATTATGGGCGAACAGAATTTAGCGGAGACCTTGAAACAGTATTATGATCAGTGGGTTTTGAAGCATCCTTCAGACCGGGATTTTCTACATATTGCCCAGAAAGTTTCGGGGATGGACCTGAAATGGTTTCATCATTACTGGATCAATACCACCAAAACCATTGACTATAGCATTAAAGATGTGAAATACGATGCAAAATCAACAACAGTAACTCTGGTAAATAATGGCCAGGTTCCGATGCCAATTGATTTCAGTGTGATTACGAAGGATAACAAAGTGGTTACTTACCAGATTCCGATGAACATGACGCATACCTGGAAAGAAAAAGATATCTATGGTGAATTTAAAACAATGCCGTACTGGCCATGGACGCAAAAGGAATATTCGATAACGGTTCCTTATACAAAAGCCCAGCTGTCGGCTTTAGGCATTGATATCAGCCAGCGGATGGCAGACGTAAATCCTGAGGATAATGTAGTTGAGGTAAAATAA
- a CDS encoding M23 family metallopeptidase, with amino-acid sequence MIKKVLILLIIVQSMIAFSQKPAKLYTEINKDTVSYYADNIEIYPVTLSFTGQPELENLRMQMKFETVKALPPLSKKNRVAAFLVTDRKKGWKIKKMPNYYTLAGDATIKAYDADYLYDLPYQKGKSFPVHQGYNGKFSHQNENSLDFTMPEGTEITAAREGKVIDVVQSNNTGCPTVSCANLANYVSVLHSDGTIAQYFHLKQNGVKVKAGDTVNKGDVIALSGNTGWTNGPHLHFVCALPDPSQPKQKKTLKTLFRTGDGTKSEYLSEKKTYLKQY; translated from the coding sequence ATGATAAAAAAAGTTCTGATCCTACTTATTATAGTGCAGTCAATGATTGCCTTTTCCCAGAAACCCGCGAAACTATATACGGAAATAAATAAAGATACCGTCTCCTATTATGCCGACAATATTGAAATTTACCCGGTCACGCTTTCTTTTACCGGTCAGCCTGAACTGGAGAATCTGCGGATGCAAATGAAATTTGAAACGGTAAAGGCACTGCCGCCTTTATCAAAGAAAAACCGGGTGGCCGCCTTTCTGGTGACCGACAGAAAGAAGGGCTGGAAAATTAAAAAAATGCCTAACTATTACACTTTGGCAGGAGACGCTACCATAAAAGCCTACGATGCCGATTACCTCTATGATCTTCCCTATCAGAAAGGAAAATCATTCCCGGTACATCAGGGCTACAACGGTAAGTTCTCACACCAAAATGAAAACTCACTGGATTTTACCATGCCGGAAGGAACGGAAATCACAGCCGCCAGAGAAGGGAAAGTAATTGATGTGGTTCAGAGTAACAATACAGGATGCCCGACCGTAAGCTGCGCCAACCTGGCTAACTATGTATCTGTTCTTCATTCCGACGGCACCATTGCCCAGTATTTCCATTTAAAACAGAACGGCGTTAAAGTAAAAGCCGGAGACACCGTAAATAAAGGGGATGTTATTGCCCTGAGCGGGAATACGGGATGGACCAACGGACCTCACCTGCATTTTGTATGTGCCCTCCCGGATCCTTCCCAACCCAAGCAGAAGAAAACCCTGAAAACCCTTTTCAGGACAGGAGACGGTACAAAATCTGAATACCTGTCTGAAAAGAAAACCTACCTGAAACAGTATTAA